In one window of Arachis ipaensis cultivar K30076 chromosome B06, Araip1.1, whole genome shotgun sequence DNA:
- the LOC107646326 gene encoding serine/threonine-protein phosphatase 7 long form homolog — protein sequence MGVLSASPKCDGQESLNQTGSRTLQCDHYIPPDRYNQIVEGHLRETGFYHVSHIGIVQCQSALVNALIERWRPETHTFHLPVGECAVTLEDVAIILGLPSNGLPVTGPTLSSYEALKAECLDQFSVAPRKSECRGSFIKLTWFRALKDRIVLADNIQIQRYVKCHKMLLFGTVIFGDKSGAGVHWKFLPLLRNFSGIIQFSWGSACLAHLYRALCRATRVDCKEIDGPLTLLLTWAWIWLPFLAPISDNLRLFPIANWWHNWERAERPYRYRTLEQFRRALNDLQEGHVSCKK from the exons GGTTCACGGACGTTGCAATGTGACCACTACATACCGCCAGATCGGTACAATCAGATTGTAGAGGGACATTTACGGGAGACAGGCTTTTATCACGTTTCTCATATTGGAATTGTCCAATGTCAGTCGGCATTGGTTAATGCTCTGATCGAAAGATGGCGCCCTGAAACTCACACATTCCATTTACCGGTTGGTGAGTGTGCGGTGACGTTGGAGGACGTGGCGATTATTCTTGGTCTTCCGTCGAATGGTTTGCCAGTTACAGGACCGACACTCAGCAGTTATGAGGCATTAAAGGCTGAATGCCTGGATCAGTTTAGTGTTGCACCTAGGAAGAGTGAGTGTAGAGGAAGTTTCATCAAGTTGACCTGGTTTCGAGCACTGAAGGATCGTATAGTGTTGGCTGACAATATTCAGATTCAGAGGTACGTGAAGTGCCACAAAATGTTATTATTTGGTACCGTTATATTTGGAGATAAGTCTGGGGCAGGGGTGCACTGGAAGTTTCTGCCATTACTCCGCAACTTTTCTGGGATTATACAGTTTAGTTGGGGATCGGCATGCCTGGCACACCTTTATAGAGCGTTGTGTAGGGCAACTCGAGTCGACTGTAAAGAGATTGATGGTCCACTAACACTTTTGCTTACTTGGGCTTGGATCTGGCTACCATTTCTTGCGCCGATTTCTGACAATCTTCGACTCTTTCCGATTGCAAACTG GTGGCATAATTGGGAGCGTGCCGAACGTCCCTACAGATATCGTACTCTTGAACAGTTTAGGAGAGCGTTAAATGATCTGCAAGAAGGACATGTTAGTTGTAAGAAATAA